One genomic window of Sodaliphilus pleomorphus includes the following:
- a CDS encoding AraC family transcriptional regulator: MDFEEKIDKNGYCLFDLTAKSISKHPIETKYNAIALCDSGEAILELNMQRVNISKGTRLMVTHVLFSQAIFISEDFHATILVVSDRFWLDVSIGIPTKMIEASRACPIVYIGDPNQWTIFSNFMENIRIYDSLEYSAHSVEWVGAIFRCMIITAAEIELHNRAESPSANTGYTMADTYFRQFILHIDDNVKQEHEVAFYAEKLHITPKYLSEICKQRSGHKAKEIISSILISKIKREIMITGKSMKVIAYEYNFADQSSLGKFFRKMTGESPSAYKKKKGTFSPLDK, from the coding sequence ATGGACTTTGAAGAAAAGATTGACAAAAACGGCTATTGCCTGTTCGACCTCACAGCCAAGAGCATCTCAAAGCACCCTATAGAGACCAAGTACAACGCTATTGCCCTGTGCGACAGCGGAGAAGCGATACTGGAGCTGAACATGCAGCGTGTGAACATCTCCAAGGGTACCCGCCTCATGGTCACGCATGTGCTCTTCAGCCAAGCCATCTTTATCTCCGAAGACTTCCATGCGACGATACTGGTAGTGAGCGACCGCTTTTGGCTCGATGTGAGCATAGGCATTCCCACCAAGATGATAGAGGCCTCGCGGGCATGTCCCATAGTCTACATCGGCGACCCCAACCAGTGGACGATATTCAGCAACTTCATGGAGAACATACGCATCTACGACTCGCTTGAATACTCGGCACACTCGGTGGAATGGGTGGGAGCCATCTTCAGGTGCATGATCATCACCGCTGCCGAGATCGAGCTGCACAACCGGGCCGAGTCGCCAAGCGCCAACACGGGCTACACCATGGCCGACACCTACTTCAGGCAGTTTATCTTGCACATCGACGACAACGTGAAACAGGAGCACGAGGTTGCATTCTATGCCGAGAAGCTGCACATCACGCCCAAATACTTGAGCGAGATATGCAAGCAACGCTCGGGACACAAAGCCAAAGAAATCATCTCATCGATTCTCATCTCTAAGATTAAGCGCGAAATCATGATTACAGGCAAGTCGATGAAGGTGATTGCCTACGAGTACAACTTTGCCGACCAGTCGAGCCTGGGCAAGTTTTTCCGCAAGATGACTGGCGAGTCGCCCAGTGCCTACAAGAAGAAAAAAGGAACTTTCTCTCCCCTTGACAAGTGA
- a CDS encoding SemiSWEET family sugar transporter, whose translation MIDFIAAHISDIVGYIASICMVLGYLPQTLRTVRTRSTDDIALGTFLLMGIGGLFFLIQGLLLSNWPLFVCNLLTTCMSSIIFAIKMHNDYFSRKAR comes from the coding sequence ATGATCGATTTCATAGCCGCCCACATCTCCGACATCGTGGGCTACATAGCCTCGATATGCATGGTGCTGGGCTACCTGCCGCAGACGTTGCGCACCGTGCGCACCCGTTCGACCGACGACATTGCCCTGGGCACATTCCTGCTCATGGGTATAGGTGGACTCTTCTTCCTCATTCAAGGCCTGCTGCTGAGCAACTGGCCCTTGTTTGTGTGCAACCTCCTCACCACCTGCATGAGCAGCATCATCTTTGCCATCAAGATGCACAACGACTACTTCAGCCGCAAGGCCAGGTAG
- a CDS encoding multidrug effflux MFS transporter, whose product MSYKVFLLLLLGLLTAFGPFVTDMYVPSLPSMVGYFHTQLTMVQLGLTTSMIGLALGQLVFGPISDKMGRKRPLLAAMLLFTVSTVSIIFAPNIETFTVLRFFQGLGGAGGIVISRSVATDSFDGHQLLKMLAVIGAINGIAPIAAPVAGGAIVDSVGWQGIFVALLVIGVVLTAGSACMKESLAVEHRKRDSMFKTFGLIGTVMKNREFMGYVMQQAAAQAILFGNIASSSFIVQDHYGYSAMAYSLAFAANGVCIALGAALSARFNKPQNSVKTSCAGMLVLSAAQAGVLWADANFWVYEGVLCMLLAFMGLTFTASTTLALESERKHAGSGSAVLGAVGFLCGGLVSPLVGMGNIMHSTGLTFVTGAVLSAIFAWVAMRPKRETTN is encoded by the coding sequence ATGAGCTACAAAGTATTCTTATTGCTGCTACTGGGCCTGCTCACGGCATTTGGTCCGTTTGTCACCGATATGTATGTACCGAGCCTGCCGTCGATGGTGGGCTATTTTCACACCCAGCTCACGATGGTGCAGCTTGGACTCACCACCAGCATGATAGGGCTGGCCCTGGGGCAGCTGGTGTTTGGCCCCATAAGCGACAAGATGGGGCGCAAGCGGCCGCTGCTGGCGGCCATGTTGCTGTTTACCGTCTCGACGGTGTCTATCATCTTTGCGCCCAACATCGAGACCTTCACCGTGCTGCGCTTCTTCCAGGGGCTGGGCGGTGCAGGCGGCATCGTGATATCGCGCAGTGTGGCCACCGACTCCTTCGACGGCCACCAGCTGCTCAAGATGCTAGCCGTGATAGGTGCCATCAACGGCATCGCTCCCATTGCGGCTCCCGTGGCGGGCGGCGCGATAGTCGACTCGGTGGGCTGGCAAGGCATCTTTGTGGCACTTCTCGTGATAGGCGTAGTGCTCACGGCGGGAAGTGCCTGCATGAAAGAGTCGCTCGCCGTGGAGCACCGCAAGCGCGACAGCATGTTCAAGACCTTCGGCCTTATAGGCACGGTAATGAAAAACCGGGAGTTTATGGGCTATGTCATGCAGCAGGCTGCGGCACAGGCCATACTGTTTGGCAACATTGCCTCGTCGTCATTTATCGTGCAAGACCACTACGGCTACTCGGCCATGGCCTACAGCCTGGCCTTTGCGGCCAATGGCGTGTGCATCGCCCTGGGCGCAGCCTTGTCGGCCAGGTTCAACAAGCCGCAGAACAGTGTGAAGACAAGCTGTGCAGGCATGCTCGTGCTGAGCGCGGCCCAAGCTGGCGTGCTATGGGCCGATGCAAACTTCTGGGTCTACGAGGGCGTGTTGTGCATGCTGCTTGCATTCATGGGACTCACTTTCACGGCCTCGACCACGCTCGCCCTTGAGAGCGAGCGCAAGCACGCAGGCTCAGGCTCGGCAGTGCTGGGGGCCGTGGGCTTCTTGTGCGGCGGTCTCGTGTCGCCCCTTGTGGGCATGGGCAACATCATGCACAGCACAGGACTCACCTTTGTGACAGGCGCTGTGCTCTCGGCAATCTTTGCCTGGGTGGCCATGCGCCCGAAACGCGAAACAACCAACTGA
- a CDS encoding lysophospholipid acyltransferase family protein — translation MKEKLQNILLAPLGWALDALAFMPWWWIYFNADCLYYVAYHVVRYRVKIVRRNLATCFPEKGHGELRKIERQFYHQFANLFFETVKLLHISDADIKRHMVFHNVDFIDDGIERGQSVMMYAAHLGNWEWIPSIVLWFRESTRARGNVLGQAYKPLRNKWFDRLFLRLRTRYSQCFPSHQILRTMIRNKMENHHMALGFISDQHPHVTDQGHVIEFMHHPTAMITGTEAIARKLDMRVGYFYMRRHRRGYYDCTLVPMCEHAAAEPEGSITDRYARLLEQNIKECPSMWLWTHDRWKRPVQLPGQQTQSEIETGKSTLV, via the coding sequence ATGAAAGAGAAACTTCAAAATATACTGCTTGCACCGCTGGGATGGGCACTCGACGCGCTGGCCTTCATGCCCTGGTGGTGGATATATTTCAATGCCGACTGCCTCTACTACGTGGCCTATCACGTGGTGCGCTACCGCGTGAAAATCGTGCGTCGCAACCTGGCCACCTGTTTTCCCGAGAAGGGGCATGGCGAATTGCGCAAGATTGAGCGCCAGTTCTACCATCAGTTTGCCAACCTTTTCTTTGAGACGGTGAAGCTGCTGCACATCAGCGATGCCGACATCAAGCGCCACATGGTGTTTCACAACGTCGACTTCATCGACGACGGCATTGAGCGCGGGCAAAGCGTGATGATGTATGCCGCCCACCTGGGCAACTGGGAGTGGATACCCAGCATCGTGCTGTGGTTTCGCGAGAGCACGCGTGCCCGCGGCAACGTGCTGGGACAGGCCTACAAGCCGCTGCGCAACAAGTGGTTTGACCGCTTGTTTCTGCGGCTGCGCACCCGCTACTCGCAGTGCTTCCCCAGCCACCAGATACTGCGCACCATGATACGCAACAAGATGGAAAACCACCACATGGCCCTGGGCTTCATCAGCGACCAGCATCCACACGTCACCGACCAGGGCCACGTGATCGAGTTTATGCATCATCCCACGGCCATGATCACGGGTACCGAGGCCATTGCCCGCAAGCTCGACATGCGTGTGGGCTACTTCTACATGCGCCGCCACCGCCGCGGCTACTACGATTGCACCCTTGTGCCCATGTGTGAGCACGCTGCGGCCGAGCCCGAGGGCAGCATCACCGACCGCTATGCCCGCCTGCTCGAGCAGAACATCAAGGAGTGCCCCTCGATGTGGCTGTGGACCCACGACCGCTGGAAGCGCCCTGTGCAACTGCCTGGGCAGCAGACGCAAAGTGAGATCGAAACCGGAAAATCGACTTTGGTATGA
- the mtaB gene encoding tRNA (N(6)-L-threonylcarbamoyladenosine(37)-C(2))-methylthiotransferase MtaB — MGNNNRRTVKFVTLGCKLNFSETATIGELLAKHGIVPARDDETPTMCVVNTCSVTEMADKKGRQHIRSLVKKYPDALMVVTGCYAQLKSEEIAALPGVDIVLGSEQKLDIVDYVEKWLETGRQEEVVVTPHTRISKFSPSCERGDRTRYWLKVQDGCNYYCTYCTIPMARGRSRSGTIESLVAQARQVADEGGKEIVIAGVNIGDFGTDTGERFIDLIKAFDQVEGIERYRISSIEPDLLTDEIIEFCAGSRAFMPHFHIPLQCGNDEVLKLMHRHYDRALFAHKIDKIRQLMPDSFIGVDVMVGSRGETQERFDDSYHFIDSLEVEHLHVFPYSERPGTMALRIPHIVPQREKQRRVARMIALSDKKQRAFIERYVGTVRPVLMEQPHGQGPMHGFTDNYIKVNVPPCQALVNKVVDVKLLKINDDLSVDAEVVTA, encoded by the coding sequence ATGGGTAACAACAATCGTAGAACAGTGAAATTTGTGACTCTGGGATGCAAACTCAACTTCTCGGAGACTGCAACCATAGGCGAGTTGCTCGCCAAGCACGGCATCGTGCCGGCCCGCGACGACGAGACACCCACCATGTGTGTCGTGAACACCTGCAGCGTGACCGAGATGGCCGACAAGAAGGGCCGCCAGCACATACGCAGCCTGGTCAAGAAGTACCCCGATGCTCTCATGGTGGTCACTGGCTGCTATGCCCAGCTCAAGAGCGAGGAGATAGCCGCCCTGCCCGGTGTCGACATCGTGCTGGGCAGCGAGCAGAAGCTCGACATCGTCGACTATGTGGAGAAATGGCTCGAAACGGGTCGCCAGGAGGAGGTGGTGGTGACACCGCACACGCGCATCAGCAAGTTCTCTCCCTCGTGCGAGCGGGGCGACCGCACCCGCTACTGGCTCAAGGTGCAGGACGGCTGCAACTACTATTGCACCTATTGTACCATACCCATGGCACGGGGCCGCAGCCGCAGCGGCACCATCGAGAGCCTGGTGGCACAGGCCCGCCAGGTGGCCGACGAGGGCGGCAAGGAGATTGTGATAGCCGGCGTCAACATAGGCGACTTCGGCACCGACACCGGCGAGCGCTTCATCGACCTCATCAAGGCCTTTGACCAGGTCGAGGGCATCGAGCGCTACCGCATCTCGTCGATAGAGCCCGACTTGCTCACCGACGAGATCATCGAGTTCTGTGCTGGCTCGCGCGCCTTCATGCCGCACTTCCACATTCCCCTGCAGTGCGGCAACGACGAGGTGCTCAAGCTCATGCACCGCCACTACGACCGTGCCCTGTTTGCTCACAAAATCGACAAGATAAGGCAGCTCATGCCCGACAGCTTCATCGGGGTCGACGTGATGGTGGGCTCCCGCGGCGAGACCCAGGAGCGATTTGACGACTCCTACCACTTCATCGACTCGCTCGAGGTGGAGCACCTGCATGTGTTCCCCTACAGCGAGCGCCCCGGCACCATGGCCTTGCGCATACCCCACATCGTGCCGCAGCGCGAGAAACAGCGGCGGGTGGCTCGCATGATTGCCTTGAGCGACAAGAAGCAGCGCGCCTTCATCGAGCGCTATGTGGGCACCGTGCGCCCCGTGCTCATGGAGCAGCCTCACGGCCAGGGACCCATGCACGGCTTCACCGACAACTATATCAAGGTGAATGTGCCCCCCTGCCAGGCGCTTGTCAACAAGGTGGTCGACGTGAAACTGCTTAAAATTAACGATGACCTCAGTGTCGATGCCGAGGTTGTGACTGCTTGA
- a CDS encoding S41 family peptidase → MKKTILTCALAAAAMTVMAADNAPLWLRYAKISPNGQEIAFCYKGDIYKVPVGGGEAVQLTTQSSYESNPVWSPDGKLIAFASDRKGNFDIFVMPAQGGTPKQLTFNSAQEIPSAFSADGKYVLFEASIQDPAASAMFPSSRLPELYKVPVEGGRFSQVLGTPAQELAVDKSGKFFLYQDAKGYEDPLRKHHTSSITRDIWRYDVGSGKHVNLTNRAGEDRSPVLSPDGKTVYCLSERNGGSFNVWKFPLVTPSQATEVTHFTTNPVRFLSMADNGTLCYTYDGEIYTQRDGGNASRVNISLFHDDGDSIKRIAYTRGATSAAVSPDGKQVAFVVRGEVFVTSVEFNTTKKITNTPEGEKDVCWGPDNRTLVYSSERGDHWQLYKATIARKEDPNFPNATLVKEELLIPSSTDRTQPEFSPDGKKLAFVENGEKLMVMDVNTKAVHQVTDGSQWYGTEGDLGYSWSPDSKWIALEFIGNGRDPYSDIGIVSAQGGPITNITQSAYINHSPKWVLDGGAIMFQSNRYGLRSQASWGSQDDVLMAFVNEEAYDRYRLDKENYELLQDAEKAEKAAAEKKEKAQADKKGKKGDKKNADAKKDDTVKPIVVELDKIHDRIVRVTPNSSNLAGAAITKDGNTLYYLSSVEKGYDLWKMDLRKHSTSLLNKMDSRWADIVTDKEGKTFYLLGSSAMQKLSGDKLTPITYSAEVLMNTARERAYMFERVHREVANRFYNKNMHGCDWEGTVAHYRKFLPYITNNYDFSNLLSETLGELNCSHSGGRYYPSNSGASTGNLGLLFDTNYTGQGLKVAEVVEYGPLDRAKSKVRPGTVIEQINGVKISPENDYTQLLNGQIGKKVLISCRSNGNTWDEVVIPTSNGAFNQLLYKRWVKREARMVDSLSHGRLGYVHIQSMNDESYREIYDQVLGKYTQREGIVIDTRGNGGGRLHEDIQILFSGEKYLTQVVRGRAACDMPSRRWNKPSIMLICENNYSNAHGTPWVYKHTRMGKLVGMPVPGTMSSVNWETLQDESLIFGLPVIGYETADGTYLENTQLEPDIKVANDPATVVKGDDRQLKAAVDELLRECDAKKK, encoded by the coding sequence ATGAAGAAAACGATCCTAACCTGTGCTTTGGCAGCAGCGGCCATGACCGTGATGGCTGCCGACAACGCCCCACTGTGGCTGCGTTATGCCAAGATTTCTCCCAACGGGCAAGAAATTGCCTTCTGCTACAAGGGCGACATCTACAAGGTGCCCGTGGGCGGCGGCGAGGCCGTGCAGCTCACCACGCAGTCGTCCTACGAGAGCAACCCCGTGTGGTCGCCCGACGGCAAGCTCATCGCCTTTGCCAGCGACCGCAAGGGCAACTTCGACATCTTTGTCATGCCTGCCCAGGGAGGCACTCCCAAGCAACTCACCTTCAACTCGGCGCAAGAAATACCCTCGGCTTTCTCGGCCGATGGCAAGTATGTGCTCTTCGAGGCCTCGATTCAAGACCCGGCCGCAAGCGCCATGTTCCCCTCGTCGCGCCTGCCCGAGCTCTACAAGGTGCCTGTCGAAGGTGGCCGCTTCAGCCAGGTGCTGGGCACGCCTGCCCAGGAACTGGCCGTCGACAAGAGCGGCAAGTTCTTCCTCTATCAAGACGCCAAGGGCTATGAAGACCCGCTGCGCAAGCACCACACATCGAGCATCACGCGCGATATATGGCGCTACGACGTGGGCTCGGGCAAGCATGTGAACCTCACCAACCGTGCGGGCGAAGACCGCAGCCCGGTGCTGAGCCCCGACGGCAAGACCGTGTACTGCCTGAGCGAGCGCAACGGCGGCTCGTTCAACGTGTGGAAATTCCCGCTTGTCACCCCGAGCCAGGCTACCGAGGTGACGCACTTCACTACCAATCCTGTGCGCTTCCTCTCGATGGCCGACAACGGCACCTTGTGCTATACCTACGACGGCGAGATCTACACCCAGCGCGACGGCGGCAATGCCTCGCGGGTGAATATTTCGCTCTTCCACGACGACGGCGACTCGATAAAACGCATCGCCTACACCCGTGGCGCCACCAGCGCCGCCGTGTCGCCCGACGGCAAGCAAGTGGCCTTTGTGGTGCGTGGCGAGGTGTTTGTGACCTCGGTCGAGTTCAATACCACCAAGAAGATTACCAATACCCCCGAGGGCGAGAAAGACGTGTGCTGGGGTCCCGACAACCGCACGCTGGTCTACTCGAGCGAGCGCGGCGACCACTGGCAGCTCTACAAGGCCACCATCGCCCGCAAGGAAGATCCCAACTTCCCCAACGCCACCCTCGTCAAGGAGGAGCTGCTCATCCCCAGCTCTACCGACCGCACCCAGCCCGAGTTCTCGCCCGACGGCAAGAAACTGGCCTTTGTTGAAAATGGTGAGAAGCTCATGGTCATGGACGTGAACACCAAGGCCGTGCACCAGGTCACCGACGGCTCGCAATGGTATGGTACCGAAGGCGACCTGGGCTACAGCTGGTCGCCCGACAGCAAGTGGATTGCTCTCGAGTTTATAGGCAACGGCCGCGACCCCTATTCCGACATTGGCATCGTGAGTGCCCAGGGCGGCCCTATCACCAACATCACCCAGAGTGCCTATATCAACCACAGCCCCAAGTGGGTGCTCGACGGCGGCGCCATCATGTTCCAGAGCAACCGCTACGGCTTGCGCAGCCAGGCCTCGTGGGGCTCGCAAGACGATGTGCTCATGGCCTTTGTCAACGAGGAGGCCTACGACCGCTACCGCCTCGACAAGGAGAACTATGAGCTCCTGCAAGATGCCGAAAAGGCCGAGAAGGCTGCTGCCGAAAAGAAGGAGAAAGCCCAGGCCGACAAGAAGGGCAAGAAGGGCGACAAGAAGAATGCCGATGCCAAGAAAGACGACACGGTGAAGCCCATCGTTGTCGAGCTCGACAAGATACACGACCGCATCGTGCGCGTGACGCCCAACTCGAGCAACCTGGCCGGCGCCGCCATCACCAAAGACGGCAACACGCTCTACTACCTCTCGAGCGTGGAGAAGGGCTATGACCTGTGGAAGATGGACCTGCGCAAGCACAGCACCAGCCTGCTCAACAAGATGGACTCGCGCTGGGCCGACATCGTGACCGACAAGGAGGGCAAGACCTTCTACCTGCTGGGCAGCAGCGCCATGCAGAAGCTCTCGGGCGACAAGCTCACCCCTATCACCTACAGCGCCGAGGTGCTCATGAATACCGCCCGCGAGCGCGCCTACATGTTTGAACGCGTGCACCGCGAGGTGGCCAACCGCTTCTACAACAAGAATATGCATGGTTGCGACTGGGAGGGTACTGTGGCCCACTACCGCAAGTTCCTGCCCTATATCACCAACAACTACGACTTCTCCAACTTGCTGAGCGAGACACTGGGCGAGCTCAACTGCTCGCACTCGGGCGGCCGTTACTATCCCAGCAACTCTGGGGCCAGCACTGGCAACCTGGGCTTGCTCTTCGACACCAACTACACTGGACAGGGCCTGAAGGTGGCCGAGGTTGTGGAGTATGGGCCGCTCGACCGCGCCAAGTCGAAGGTGCGCCCCGGCACCGTCATCGAGCAAATCAACGGTGTGAAAATTTCGCCCGAGAACGACTACACCCAGTTGCTCAACGGACAGATTGGCAAGAAGGTGCTCATCTCTTGCCGCAGCAACGGCAACACCTGGGACGAGGTGGTGATACCCACCAGCAACGGTGCTTTCAACCAGCTGCTCTACAAGCGCTGGGTGAAGCGTGAGGCCCGCATGGTCGACAGCCTCTCGCATGGCCGCCTGGGCTATGTGCACATCCAGTCGATGAACGACGAGAGCTATCGCGAGATCTACGACCAGGTGCTGGGCAAGTACACCCAGCGCGAGGGTATCGTGATCGACACCCGCGGCAACGGCGGCGGCCGCCTGCACGAGGATATCCAGATTCTCTTCAGCGGCGAGAAATACCTTACCCAGGTGGTGCGTGGCCGCGCAGCCTGCGACATGCCGAGCCGCCGCTGGAACAAGCCCTCGATCATGCTTATATGCGAGAACAACTACAGCAACGCCCACGGCACGCCATGGGTCTACAAGCACACCCGCATGGGCAAGCTCGTGGGTATGCCCGTGCCTGGCACCATGAGCAGCGTGAACTGGGAGACGCTCCAGGACGAAAGCCTCATCTTCGGCCTGCCCGTGATAGGCTATGAGACTGCCGACGGCACTTATCTCGAAAACACGCAGCTCGAGCCCGACATCAAGGTGGCCAACGACCCCGCAACCGTGGTCAAGGGCGACGACAGGCAGCTCAAGGCTGCCGTCGACGAGCTCCTGCGTGAGTGCGACGCCAAGAAGAAATAA
- a CDS encoding MFS transporter: MERRYKIFLLVMLGMFAAFASLINNTLGPVLNMVAATFQASDAVVGLGLTASMAGLAAGQLIIGPLSDKYGRRTPVIVSVGLFALSSLAIVFSPSITIFIVLRFVQGLGGAGGIVISRSIATDNFKGRDLMTSFAIVNVINGIAPIVAPAASGAMASMGGWQAVFVMLAVVGFVLLLGSYRLRESLPNGHRTTGTLLSTFKLYGTVVRNKRFMFYVLHQCTAEVVLFGNIASVAAIVNHYGYHGAMAASITLSVNGIFTALGAGLAARFKQATSGVKACCVGIITLAVVEAAVLYMGWSFWAYEALVCAMLVCVGITLTASTTLALESERKQAGTASALFGAMGFIAGAVVAPLVALGNPLHSTAIVYVAGAAVSCAFAYLALRLK; this comes from the coding sequence ATGGAACGACGATACAAGATATTTCTGCTTGTGATGCTGGGCATGTTTGCAGCATTTGCCTCGCTCATCAACAACACCCTGGGCCCCGTGCTCAACATGGTGGCCGCCACCTTCCAGGCCAGCGACGCAGTAGTGGGGCTGGGACTCACGGCCAGCATGGCAGGCCTGGCGGCTGGCCAGCTCATCATAGGGCCGCTCAGCGACAAGTACGGCCGGCGCACGCCTGTGATTGTGTCGGTAGGGCTGTTTGCCTTGTCGTCGCTGGCGATCGTGTTCTCGCCAAGCATCACCATCTTTATCGTGCTGCGCTTTGTGCAGGGTCTGGGCGGTGCCGGCGGTATTGTGATATCGCGGTCGATAGCCACCGACAACTTCAAGGGCCGCGACTTGATGACCTCGTTTGCCATTGTGAATGTGATCAACGGCATCGCTCCCATCGTGGCACCGGCGGCAAGCGGGGCCATGGCAAGCATGGGCGGCTGGCAGGCCGTGTTTGTGATGCTGGCCGTGGTGGGCTTTGTGCTGCTGCTGGGCAGCTACCGCCTGCGCGAGTCGCTGCCCAACGGGCATCGCACTACGGGCACGCTGCTGTCGACTTTCAAGCTCTATGGCACCGTTGTGCGCAACAAGCGCTTCATGTTCTATGTCTTGCACCAGTGTACTGCCGAGGTCGTTCTCTTTGGCAACATTGCATCGGTCGCAGCCATTGTGAACCACTATGGCTATCACGGGGCCATGGCAGCAAGCATCACCCTCTCGGTCAACGGCATTTTTACCGCCCTGGGAGCAGGCCTGGCCGCCAGGTTCAAGCAAGCCACCAGCGGCGTGAAGGCTTGCTGCGTGGGCATCATCACGCTTGCAGTGGTCGAGGCCGCAGTCTTGTACATGGGCTGGAGCTTCTGGGCCTATGAGGCTCTGGTGTGCGCCATGCTCGTGTGTGTGGGCATCACCCTCACGGCTTCGACCACGCTCGCCCTTGAGAGCGAGCGCAAGCAAGCCGGCACGGCCAGCGCCCTCTTTGGCGCCATGGGCTTTATTGCCGGCGCAGTGGTTGCGCCGCTGGTTGCACTGGGCAACCCGCTACACAGCACGGCAATCGTCTATGTGGCGGGGGCGGCAGTGTCGTGCGCGTTTGCCTACCTGGCCTTGCGGCTGAAGTAG
- a CDS encoding glycosyltransferase family 2 protein, with product MKKDVAVIILNWNSAPLLRRYLPGVLQNTNPDMADVIVADNGSTDASRQVLEEEFPQVPTILLDKNYGYAEGYNKSIAQATGYKYTVLLNSDVRTPQGWLEPLYRYMDEHPQVGAVQPKVLQDRDDGRQVFDYAGAAGGYLDKHGYPYCRGRLFSTIEDDRGQYDSAQGTDVFWASGACLMVRTALYREVGGLDSAFFAHMEEIDLCWRIWRSGHRISLVTGSSIYHLGGGSLPQGNPFKTYLNFRNNLLMLYKNLPRREGRRVLLVRRLYDALAFFQSLATLHFADAKAIVKAHNDFRTMRTRYSDFPSENLLRRTAEGRRNIIVSYYLRRRSTFDRLDG from the coding sequence ATGAAAAAGGACGTTGCCGTAATCATATTGAACTGGAACAGCGCGCCGCTGCTGCGCCGCTACCTGCCTGGAGTGCTCCAGAACACCAACCCCGACATGGCCGACGTGATCGTGGCCGACAATGGCAGCACCGACGCCAGCCGCCAGGTGCTTGAAGAGGAGTTCCCGCAGGTGCCCACCATCTTGCTCGACAAGAACTACGGCTATGCCGAGGGCTACAACAAGAGCATCGCCCAGGCTACGGGCTACAAGTACACGGTGCTGCTCAACAGCGACGTGCGCACACCGCAAGGCTGGCTCGAGCCACTGTACCGCTACATGGACGAGCACCCGCAAGTGGGTGCTGTGCAGCCCAAGGTGCTGCAAGACCGCGACGACGGCCGGCAGGTCTTCGACTATGCCGGCGCGGCGGGCGGCTATCTCGACAAGCATGGCTACCCCTACTGCCGCGGCCGCCTGTTCTCGACCATCGAGGACGACCGTGGCCAGTACGACAGCGCCCAGGGGACCGATGTGTTCTGGGCCTCGGGAGCCTGCCTGATGGTGCGCACTGCGCTCTACCGCGAGGTGGGCGGGCTCGACAGCGCCTTCTTTGCCCACATGGAGGAGATAGACCTGTGCTGGCGCATATGGCGCTCGGGCCACCGCATCAGCCTGGTCACGGGCAGCAGCATCTATCACCTGGGGGGCGGCAGCCTGCCCCAGGGCAACCCGTTCAAGACCTATCTCAACTTCCGCAACAACCTGCTCATGCTCTACAAGAACCTGCCTCGCCGCGAGGGCAGGAGAGTGCTGCTGGTGCGCCGCCTCTACGACGCGCTTGCGTTTTTCCAGTCGCTTGCCACCTTGCACTTTGCCGACGCCAAGGCCATCGTCAAGGCCCACAACGACTTTCGGACCATGCGCACGCGCTACAGCGACTTC